The following proteins come from a genomic window of Nostoc sp. TCL26-01:
- a CDS encoding NAD(P)H-quinone oxidoreductase subunit 4 → MIADGFPWLTAIILLPLVASLFIPVLPDKDGKLVRWYALGVGIADFVLMCYTFWQHYDTGSASFQLVEKYDWVPQLGFSWAVSVDGISMPLVLLAGFVTTLSMFAAWQVNLKPRLFYFLMLLLYSAQIGVFVAQDLLLFFIMWELELVPVYLLVSIWGGQKRRYAATKFLLYTAAASIFILVAGLAMALYGDNTTFDIVELGAKNYPLALELLLYAGLLIAFGVKLAIFPLHTWLPDAHGEASAPVSMILAGVLLKMGGYGLIRLNLELLSDAHIYFAPVLATLGVINIIYGALNSFGQTHMKRRLAYSSVSHMGFVLLGIASFTDVGVSGAMLQMLSHGLIAAVLFFLAGVTYDRTHTMAMDNLGGIGQVMPKVFALFTAGAMASLALPGMSGFVSELQVFVGVTSSDIYSSTFCTVMVFLAAVGVILTPIYLLSMLRKVFYGTGSDLSCNINNAAYENQEDEGTACFGTDCLLPGESVYRDAAPREVFIAACFLVLIIGIGVYPKIATQMYDVKTVAVNTQVRQSYTQIAQANPQIYAKGFFTPNISEPEVMAVSGIIK, encoded by the coding sequence ATGATAGCGGATGGATTTCCTTGGCTGACCGCGATTATATTGCTACCACTCGTTGCTTCTTTGTTTATTCCCGTGCTGCCTGATAAAGATGGCAAGCTGGTACGATGGTATGCCCTCGGTGTAGGAATCGCGGATTTTGTTTTGATGTGCTACACCTTTTGGCAGCATTACGATACCGGTAGTGCGAGTTTTCAACTTGTGGAGAAATATGATTGGGTTCCCCAGTTAGGTTTTAGCTGGGCGGTTTCAGTCGATGGAATATCTATGCCACTTGTGTTGCTGGCTGGGTTTGTGACGACGCTTTCTATGTTTGCAGCATGGCAAGTTAATCTGAAGCCTCGTCTGTTCTATTTCTTAATGCTGTTGCTATATTCAGCCCAAATCGGGGTGTTCGTTGCTCAAGATTTGTTGCTATTCTTCATCATGTGGGAACTAGAGCTAGTTCCTGTCTACTTGCTTGTCTCAATTTGGGGTGGACAGAAACGTCGTTACGCTGCCACAAAATTCTTACTTTACACAGCAGCCGCTTCCATATTCATTCTTGTCGCTGGGCTAGCAATGGCTCTCTATGGTGACAATACAACCTTTGATATAGTCGAACTGGGCGCGAAGAATTACCCCCTAGCGTTAGAACTGTTACTTTACGCTGGTTTATTAATTGCCTTTGGCGTGAAGCTGGCGATCTTTCCCTTACACACCTGGCTACCTGACGCTCATGGTGAAGCATCTGCACCAGTATCCATGATTTTGGCTGGTGTGTTGTTAAAAATGGGCGGATACGGGTTGATTCGCTTAAATTTAGAACTGCTTTCTGATGCTCACATTTACTTTGCTCCAGTTTTAGCGACTCTGGGAGTCATCAACATTATCTACGGTGCTTTAAACTCCTTCGGGCAAACTCACATGAAGCGCCGCCTCGCTTACTCTTCCGTGTCTCACATGGGGTTTGTGTTGTTAGGTATTGCTTCCTTCACTGATGTGGGTGTGAGTGGTGCAATGCTGCAAATGCTATCTCATGGTTTGATTGCGGCGGTATTGTTCTTCCTGGCTGGAGTGACTTACGATCGCACTCATACAATGGCTATGGATAACTTGGGCGGTATCGGTCAAGTTATGCCTAAAGTATTTGCCCTATTTACCGCAGGTGCAATGGCTTCTCTAGCGCTTCCGGGGATGAGTGGCTTTGTCAGCGAACTCCAAGTCTTTGTTGGTGTCACCAGCAGTGATATTTACAGTTCCACATTCTGTACTGTGATGGTGTTCTTAGCCGCAGTGGGCGTGATCCTCACACCGATTTACCTGCTCTCGATGTTGAGAAAGGTCTTTTACGGTACTGGTTCAGACCTCAGTTGCAACATCAACAATGCCGCTTATGAGAATCAAGAAGACGAAGGAACCGCTTGTTTTGGTACAGACTGTCTACTACCTGGTGAATCAGTATACAGAGATGCTGCCCCCCGCGAAGTATTTATTGCTGCTTGCTTTTTGGTGTTGATTATTGGCATTGGTGTTTATCCTAAGATAGCTACGCAAATGTACGATGTAAAAACAGTTGCAGTTAACACCCAAGTTCGTCAATCTTATACCCAAATCGCTCAAGCAAATCCCCAAATCTATGCCAAGGGATTTTTTACCCCAAAC
- a CDS encoding ferredoxin-thioredoxin reductase variable chain, translating into MAVEILVEKGVNVAMKVGDRVRIKESVVVYHHPEHRGQAFDLKGSEGEITEIVTQWQGRPVSANLPYLVQFSKKFKAHLRENELEII; encoded by the coding sequence ATGGCCGTGGAGATACTTGTGGAAAAAGGTGTTAATGTTGCTATGAAAGTAGGCGATCGCGTCCGGATTAAAGAATCGGTAGTAGTGTATCATCACCCTGAACATCGCGGTCAAGCTTTTGACCTCAAAGGCTCAGAAGGCGAAATTACGGAGATTGTTACCCAATGGCAAGGTAGACCGGTTAGTGCTAACCTGCCTTATTTAGTCCAGTTTAGTAAAAAATTTAAAGCTCACCTACGCGAAAATGAATTAGAAATTATCTAA
- a CDS encoding YdcF family protein, whose protein sequence is MFLYLSKLLPLFFYPLGLACIFLVVALVTLRKRPRVATLAIAASLILLLFCSNAWVAKYFVRSLEWQNIPLSELPNAEAIVVLGGATKSAFPPRPTVDLSEQGDRVIYAAQLYRQKKAPLIILSGGRIDWRGSGASESADMANILTSIGIPAEALIQEPDSLNTYQNAVNVKKILQSRGISKVLLVTSAMHTPRSLKIFQRQGIDVIAAPTDFLVSKGELNELSSSPKAAILNLLPDTNNLHQFTNALKEYVGSLVYWLRGWT, encoded by the coding sequence ATGTTTTTATATTTGTCTAAGTTACTGCCACTATTCTTTTATCCTTTGGGATTGGCTTGTATCTTTTTAGTGGTTGCATTAGTGACGTTGCGAAAAAGACCGCGTGTTGCTACTTTGGCGATCGCTGCTTCACTAATCTTATTATTATTTTGTAGTAACGCTTGGGTTGCTAAATATTTTGTGCGATCGCTAGAATGGCAAAATATTCCTTTATCTGAATTACCTAATGCGGAAGCGATTGTAGTATTGGGTGGGGCAACTAAATCAGCCTTTCCACCAAGGCCTACGGTTGATTTAAGTGAACAGGGCGATCGCGTTATCTATGCTGCTCAATTATATCGACAAAAAAAGGCTCCGTTAATTATTCTCAGTGGTGGACGCATCGATTGGCGTGGTAGTGGTGCATCAGAATCAGCAGATATGGCGAATATCTTAACGTCGATTGGTATCCCCGCCGAGGCGTTGATTCAAGAACCAGATTCACTCAACACATATCAAAATGCCGTAAATGTCAAGAAAATTTTGCAATCTCGTGGTATTAGTAAAGTTTTATTGGTAACATCAGCAATGCACACACCGCGATCGCTCAAAATTTTTCAACGTCAAGGTATCGATGTTATTGCTGCACCAACTGACTTTTTGGTAAGTAAAGGCGAACTCAATGAACTCAGCAGCAGTCCCAAAGCCGCTATCTTAAATCTACTACCAGACACCAACAACCTACATCAATTTACTAACGCCTTAAAAGAATATGTTGGCAGCTTAGTTTATTGGTTACGCGGTTGGACATGA